In the Juglans microcarpa x Juglans regia isolate MS1-56 chromosome 6D, Jm3101_v1.0, whole genome shotgun sequence genome, one interval contains:
- the LOC121236045 gene encoding pentatricopeptide repeat-containing protein At1g53600, mitochondrial, translated as MPADRLATFVHKHISRSNCAYFNLHHSGFSTLIIPKPNHSVAPARKTSKFLVYCNTQITKYGKNGSIKEAESIFSRMPHKNTISWTAMLTAYSENGQIDEAREMFEKMPERSIASYNAMITAYIRNNFMADEAFELFAEMPERNAISYAAMITCFARARMFNEAEKLYSEMPVELRDPVCSNALINGFLKVGRLEEASRVFDVMVERDLVSWSSMVDGYCKAEKIVDARNLFDIMPDRNVVTWTAIIDGYMKIKSFKDGFELFLSMRMDGKVKVNPTTLTVLLEACGSFSRYGEGIQLHGLVSRMGLDYDIFLGNSMITMYCRFNCMDVATALFHQMSRKDVVSWNSLIAGYVQCGSVEEAYRLFERMPIKDIISWTTMITGFSSKGVTEKCIQLFKMMPEKDDIAWTAVISGFVNNEEYEEAFRWFVEMLQEEIRPNPLTLSSVLSASASLATHNQGLQIHAFVLKMDMEFDLSIQNSLVSMYSKCGNVTDAYQIFTNINAPNIISFNSMITGYAQNGFGKEALKLFRKMQNEGQKPNQITFLGVLSACTHVGLVEEGWNFFRSMNSLYNIEPGPDHYACMVDLFGRAGFLDKAIDVIQSMPFEPHSGVWGALLGASRTHLRIDIAKIAAGHLIKLEPDDATPYVILANLFSVAGKRKDGDKVRMTAKSKGITKSPGCSWIMDNGRVHLFHAGHRYHGDLQRIIVTLGTISVEMEQLDYNR; from the coding sequence ATGCCAGCAGATAGGCTTGCTACTTTTGTGCATAAACACATTTCACGCTCGAACTGTGCAtattttaatttgcatcacTCTGGCTTCTCCACCCTGATTAttccaaaacccaatcacaGCGTCGCTCCTGCCCGTAAAACCAGCAAATTTCTCGTTTATTGCAATACCCAGATCACAAAATATGGGAAAAACGGTAGCATCAAAGAAGCTGAGTCGATCTTCAGTCGCATGCCCCACAAGAATACCATCTCCTGGACAGCCATGCTCACGGCATATTCAGAAAATGGCCAAATCGACGAAGCCCGGGAAATGTTCGAAAAAATGCCTGAACGAAGCATCGCTTCTTATAATGCCATGATCACGGCTTATATCCGTAACAATTTTATGGCAGACGAAGCTTTTGAGCTGTTTGCAGAGATGCCTGAGCGTAATGCTATTTCTTATGCTGCCATGATCACATGTTTTGCCCGGGCCAGGATGTTTAATGAGGCTGAGAAGCTGTACTCTGAGATGCCGGTGGAGTTGCGGGACCCAGTTTGTTCGAATGCCTTGATAAATGGCTTTTTGAAGGTGGGAAGGTTGGAAGAGGCTAGTCGAGTTTTTGACGTGATGGTGGAAAGAGACTTGGTTTCTTGGAGCTCTATGGTCGATGGATACTGCAAGGCGGAAAAGATAGTTGATGCTAGAAACTTGTTTGATATCATGCCCGACAGAAATGTAGTTACCTGGACGGCCATTATTGATGGTTATATGAAGATAAAGAGTTTCAAAGATGGGTTTGAGTTGTTTTTGAGTATGAGAATGGATGGAAAAGTGAAAGTTAATCCTACTACCTTGACTGTGCTGCTTGAGGCTTGTGGCAGTTTCAGTAGGTATGGAGAAGGGATTCAGTTGCACGGATTGGTTTCACGCATGGGACTTGACTATGATATCTTCTTAGGCAATTCAATGATTACCATGTATTGTAGATTTAATTGTATGGATGTTGCTACTGCATTATTTCATCAGATGAGTAGGAAAGATGTAGTTTCATGGAATTCCTTGATTGCGGGTTATGTCCAGTGTGGTTCAGTTGAAGAAGCCTATAGGCTATTTGAGAGGATGCccataaaagatattatttcaTGGACAACCATGATTACAGGTTTCTCTAGCAAAGGGGTAACTGAAAAATGCATCCAGTTGTTTAAAATGATGCCTGAGAAAGACGATATTGCTTGGACTGCTGTCATTTCAGGGTTTGTGAATAATGAGGAGTATGAGGAGGCCTTCCGCTGGTTTGTTGAGATGCTTCAGGAAGAAATCAGACCAAATCCTCTAACTTTGAGCAGTGTGCTAAGTGCTTCAGCCAGTTTGGCAACACATAACCAAGGTTTGCAAATTCATGCTTTTGTATTAAAGATGGATATGGAATTTGATTTGTCCATCCAAAACTCTTTGGTCTCAATGTATTCAAAATGTGGAAATGTGACTGATGCTTACCAGATCTTCACAAACATCAATGCACCTAATATCATCTCTTTTAACTCGATGATTACTGGGTATGCTCAAAATGGGTTTGGGAAAGAAGCACTTAAATTATTTCGGAAAATGCAGAATGAAGGCCAGAAACCAAATCAAATCACTTTTCTTGGTGTGCTTTCAGCCTGCACCCATGTAGGACTTGTAGAAGAAGGATGGAACTTCTTTAGATCAATgaattcattatataatattgaaCCAGGACCTGACcactatgcatgcatggtagatCTCTTTGGCCGAGCAGGATTTCTCGACAAAGCAATTGATGTGATCCAATCAATGCCTTTTGAGCCCCATTCGGGTGTTTGGGGTGCTCTTCTTGGTGCGAGTAGGACCCACTTACGTATCGACATTGCAAAGATTGCAGCTGGGCACCTTATCAAATTGGAACCTGATGATGCAACCCCTTATGTGATCTTAGCCAACTTATTTTCTGTTGCTGGGAAAAGGAAGGATGGGGATAAAGTCAGAATGACTGCGAAATCAAAAGGGATTACGAAGAGTCCAGGTTGCAGTTGGATTATGGATAATGGCAGAGTTCATTTGTTTCATGCAGGCCATCGATACCATGGGGACTTACAGAGGATTATAGTTACACTTGGGACCATTTCAGTGGAAATGGAACAGTTGGATTACAATAGGTAA